The DNA segment CTTCACCTCCATCAGTCCTCCTACTCCACTTCCTCCTGTCTCTGCCGGACTGCTCAACCTGTGATCTCACGTCTCTAGCAGACCTGGATGTACTGGAGGGTTGCGACGCTTCTGATAAAGATGTATTCCTTGATGTGCTGCTTTCTTCATCCTTATCATATGCCTGAATCTTTTTCTCTTCACTGGAAAGGCAGTCTACAAGCTTTACAGCACTTCTAGGTTCTGAATTATTAGAACTTTTGCCAACTTCACATAGAGGCTCCTGGACACATGCCTGATCTACTCACTAGACCAGTTTTTGATCTTTTGTTGGTGGTTATTGTTTTGGTTGGCTGTGCTTTACCTTTCTGTCTGGTTATTGTGGTGGTCCTACATTTCCCCACTGGTGAGGAACTAACATCTTTGACCTTCATCATTGGGATTCTAGATTTAGGGTTCACATCTGGGAATGGATCTAATCGACTGGTGGCTACTAGTCTAATCTTATGAATTAGTCTCAAAGATGTTAGATCTTTTTTACACCCCAGTGGTGGATGAGGTGCTCTCACTGGCAACCTAGACTTCGGTGGCTTTCTTGTAATGTCTTTGCATTTGGAGATTACATCATTATTCTCTGTACTGCCATCCCTAAAAGTACCAGTGTCCTTTCTGACTGAATCTTCACATGGGTTTATTACTTGATCTGAGCAAAGATCAGACATTAACAGCTGTTTGGCTTGTATGCCACTTTGTAGCAAGCAATGTGTTTCAGCATTTAAGGCCTCAAAATTATCGTTATTACTGTGGTTTCTGGAATTATTGGAAGTTTTCTGGAGGTATGTTTTTGGCTCTGTCCTCGATGAGTCTGTCCTTTGATTGTATTTGCTTGTTCTATAGGTTTCTGGTCCTACTTGATGTTCAGTCTCTGGTGTTTGACTTTGAGAACTATCCGAGTCTACACAAACAAAACCTCTCCTCTCAATGTTGGAAGATTTGAGTCCTATTTTAAAAGAAGTACATAAAGAACTGACTTCTGAATAGGGGGGAGGCTCCATGTCATGAGATGTGTCAGAGTAGTCAGTGCATATCTGAATGATATTGTATGATATAACTGTGTTGTCCTCCATCTTAACTTGTGCTCTCTCAACTATCTGTGGATTTGAGGTGACTACATTTGGTTTTCTGACCCCATCCCTTATCCTCCCTCCAAATGTATGCTCACCGATCTGAAAAAATTGCAGCCTCTCTTCAACAAAATCCCGCTTGCTCATGTCAATCGCACCACTGCGGGTCATCTCAAACATCTTCCCTTCGTGGAAGGGGAAAGGGTTTGGCTCGCTAGTTGGTGTGCTTTCATCAGTTGGGGTTCTTGCAGGAGTTGTGTCAGGGGTTGTTGCTGTAGACTTGTCATCTACTGCTAGCCCAAACGGCTTGGGCTCATCATCTTTAATTCTAGCGTCCACTACTTCATCTTCTCCTCCCTTGCTTGACCAAGGATCAAAGCCTTTTGTTGCAACAGTTTTAAAAGGAGTATTAAACTCCTCATCTAGCTTGTAACTAAAGTAAGTGTCTGACAATCTTTGATCAGATTGTTTTCCATCCTTTTCATTGTCCTTTCCATACTTTTGGTTTGAGGAATCAGTCTTAGCTTTGGTCTTTTTACAATCCTCAGTTGGCAATTCTTCATGAATTACTTCAAGTTTACTTTGGCAACGGTCACTTGGTCTAGACATATTATCTGATGCCCAAAGATCCTTTCTGTTTTCATTGGGAAATCCAAATGGTTTGGCAGTAGGTTCACTTAAGCCGTCATCCTCATCTTGAAGTTCATATCCATCCAGAGAGTCAATCTCAGTGGCATCAGTGTCATGAGAGAACTCTGCAGTTGTCGCTAATGAGCAATCTGTGATGGACTGATCATTGCCATTTTGTTCATAATCAAAATCATCTGCTTTTCCATTACCATTTGGCTCTGGTTCTTTATCATTCTCATTCTTGTCATGTTTTTTTGATGGGCTTTTCTTCAAATCTTTGTCCTCAtcaatcttaaaagtatatttcttTATTGGAATAGGTTTAAAGACAGATTCCTCCTCACTTGAATCGCTATCATTAGCTCCTGGGGGCACAGGAGATGGAGGCTGGACTCTTATTATAGGTTCGGTAAGAAGATGTTTATCATGCTCCTCTTGGAGATTTACTTCCTTCAATTCAGTCTCAGCCTCTGAGGAAGGAGTCAACCCTTTTTTCTCAGGCTGTGAAGAATCAGAATCCAAGGGAGGTGGAGGAGGGAACTCTATATATGCAACTCTTTTGTCTTTTGTCTCCTGGACAGTTTTGTGTTCACCATTGGCCTCATTTTCCGGTACAGATTCTTTCAAAAGAATAGCTTTATCTTGTTCACTATCTTCTGACTCCTCTGAAACCTCAGCTATTGGGCTTGCAATACCTggcataaatgcaataaatggaTCAGGGGTTCTTGAGGTGAGATCATAGCTGACCTCTTCTGAGCTTGGTGTCTCTGGAGTCATAGGACTTTTGCCAGAGCTCTCGATAAAAGAGAGCTGTTCTAAAGTGTCATCATCTGGGCTGCCTTGAGGAGATGCAGGCTGTTTCTGTTTAACTGCAAAAATTGTTCGACTTTCTGAGCTAGCCATCTTTTTTAATGTCCCATTGGTTCCTCCTCCTCCCATATCTTTGTCAGACTGTTTCCCCACTTGAACACTTACATAGACTGGTAAAGTTTTAAGCCCTTTGAAACTTTCTATTGTTGTAACAGTGGATATTTTTTCGACTGAACTAGTGTCACTTAGACCACTTGTTGTTCTACTTTCAGCAGAGACTTCTTCAGAGTTCTTTGTTGCACCTTCCTCTCTCTGTAACTCTAAACGCCCATGAACCCTTGGTTTGGTCAAGGTAGGAATGTGCGATGGGCTTTTTTCAGATAATTTAGTTAATGTGTCTTGATTTGCCTTCTTTGACTGATTATTGTCTGGGGGACCAGGTGATGTTCTCACAGGAATGTGAGATTCTGTCTTTTTCTTAAGGGTCTTTATCTGAAAGTCATTCCTAGTGATATTATCCTTAGATGAGGAAGCTGTTTTAACTGTGTcatttttaatgtcacttttaaaaTACTGCTGCTCTTTGATATCATTAATTGCACTATGCCTGTCTGCAATATTTCCATCTTTCAAATTTTGAGAGCTCACTTGCGTTTTATCAAACTCTTGatctttcattttctcaaaaagTGAGGCTCTTTTTACAACAATATCTGATGTGCTAGATTTTTCAGGTAAACATTTTTCACCcagttgctttgaaacaatagtACTACTGGTACTGTGAGGGGTTAGTTTACTTTTATCAGTTTCTGTTAGTTTTCTAGAAGGTGGGAGTGCTTCATCTGTGGAATCGGCTTTGGAGGGTTTTGAACCAGCAAAAATCTGATATACTGGTAATTTACTTTCTGGTAGTTTTTTAACTGGTTGTTTTGACTGTGTTAGAGGCACATTATGATCCTGTTTCTGTTcttttatttcaaacttttgtCGAACAGAACTCACTCTAGAAGTCTTAACTGGCACTGGGGGGCCTGCATTACCTGTCTTTGCCTGCTTAGGATCTTGGTGTTGTTTTGGCTTGTCCTCACAGAACTGTGACAACACATGCCTCTCAGGACTGTTTGGCATACTTGCACTTTTCCTTTCATTTGTACAGCCAAACATCTTCTGTCTGCCTTTGTCCCATTCCTCAGCTGCACTCTTTTGCTTTTTCTCAGGGCTGCTGCACGTTGAGCTTGGCCCTGACCACTTCTCTCGTGATAATCTTGTTGATTTCTTTTTCTCAGGGGACTTGAGCTCATCATTTAACTGTTCAGTTTTGTCCCTAAAAAACTGGGAAACCTCACTCAGTTTCTCCTCTGCCTCTTTAATGGTCCGATCTACTCTATCTTCATATATGAGTTTCTCTCTATTCCTGTCCTGCCTATCCTGGGTGAATCTCATCCAGACTGCATGTTTAGGGCTACCGGGTTCTGTGGTATAATGTAATACTGTAACTTTGTCATATTGCTCATCTTGTGGGGGATATTTACCTGATTTGtctgatgcattccttgctgactTTAATTTGGACTCCTTCCTGGGGCCAGCTACTGTTTCTCCATATACGCCTTCTGCCCCTTGTAACTCAGTGACTATGCTATGTGCCTGGTCTGCCACTGAGTCCTCAGTATCAGAATGTGATATGTCTAATTTTTCTGAGAGCAACATTTTCTCAGCAAACCTGTATGACTCCCCTCTCAACTCTGATAGCTCATCATCATGATACTCAATTGAATGCTGGCTTAGAAGTTTAAAAGCTTTATATGACTCATCTGCAGTAAGCTGAGATGAACTGGGATGAGACTCTTCCTCTTGAGGAACAGGGGCATTGACTCGGGATGTGTTTAAGAAGAATGGCACTGATTCCTCAGCTGTAAGTTCCTCCTCATCTTGAAGAACCTCATAATCACCATCAACCCTTTCAACAAGTTCCTTGAGACCTCGGTCACTCTTGCAAATAAACTCTGGATGCCTTTTAGTCTCTCTTATTATAACTTCCGTTGGGTCAATTGTGTTGCCCTTTTCTATGTGCACCTCAATAATTCTTTCAACTTGGGTTTTTTTGTCCTTTTCGAGGAACCGTGGGGACAATTCATCTCCTTTGATGGCATCTTGGCTAGCTTTGTGCTCAAATAAATTGGCTAATTCTTTGGAAGGGTCTCTTCCAGACTGAAAAGCTTTCATTATCTCTTGGACTGACATTGTTTCTTCAATCTTGTCAGAGCCAGCATCTTTCAGTTGAGGTTTGTGGTAGACCATTCGCGTTGTAGTGGTGATATGAGTTTTTTCTTTGACGCATGCCAGTTCCTCAGAGCTGACTTTCATCTGCAAGGCCTTTACCTTATTTTTGATCGAGCTAACTGCTGGCTCAGGCTCAACTGGAGGCTTCAAAGCTGCTGCCTCATCCATTACTGGCTCACAGACCTCATCAGGATGTTCATAGCTCCTGATAACATGAACAACCTCAGTTCTTGTTTCTGTTATGACAGGGGGAATAGGCACATCTGTAAAGGGGGGGTTTGGCCCTGTGCTCTCTGCACTTTGAGGAGCTGATGGGGTCTTTTCACTTCTGGTTTCAAAACCACTATCTGAGAGGGGACTCTTATCTTGTTCATGGGAAAAGTCATCAGGAGATTCCAGGATAGCATCTGTGCCACAATAGGAGTCTGCTAATTTACTCAAGTCTTTCTCTGAGGTAGAGGTCCGCATACCTGTGGGTGGCATTTTGAGCTTGTGCTCTGGTTTCATGGTACGCTTCTGTTTTTCCTCCCCTTCCTTCTTTATTTCATCATATCTGCTCTTTACATCAGCTATTTTTGAAAGGGAACTGGCACCAAGATCATTCGTTAAGTAATCCACCACTTTAGCTAAATTGAGATCTTTGTCCTGCACTGACTGTGGTCCAAAGGGAAAGGTTGGTTCAAATGTTGGCATGGATCGCAGGGCACTTTGTCGTGCCTCCTCAATTTCATCTTTGGAGAACTCTTCCCATTCATCATCTGAGGCCCTGTCTTTACTTGAGCTTTTGGCCTCACTCAGGACATCTTTTGTGAGAATTTCACTAACTTTGACAAGGTCGCCTTTAACTTTCTCAACCAAACCGAAAGGCTCTTCATCCTCCATTTTGGACTCTTTAGAAACATGTGTGTGGAAACCTTTGGCTGCGGTCGAGGAGTCAGTTTGTAAGATTGCAGTCATTCTTATCAGATCTTCCTTCATATCTGCCACATCCTTAAGAATCTCTTGACTGGATGTCAATGTGGGTGCGGCAGCTGCTTTGAGGACTGTTGGGGAAATAAAAAGTGAGGGCTTTGAGGGTTTAATTCGTGATGTAGAGGACTGTGTTTGGGTGTGTGGCTGAGGTGTGATTGTTATTTTTTCTGGGAGTTTCTTCCCCTGTGGTTCAGGAACCACATTGACCACGGAGAATACTGGAACAGACATGGGACTAGACGATACTGATGTGGTGATAGTGGCTGGTGATCTAAGGGTATCATGAACAGAGCTTGATAAATTTGATCTTAAAGGTGAAGATACAGATTTTAGCGCACTATAGCTTGACATTGAGCCAGCAGTAAGTGATTTCTCAGCCTCACTGAAGGCCGCACCAACACTGGCTGTAGCTGCTTGTGTTGTGGCCTGTATCCGTTCATGTAAGCTGTAAGCCCCTCCTGTAAACAGACGGGAAGATGCAGAGGAGGATGAGGGGTATTTCACTGGAGAAATGGATCCGTTTAACAGGAATGTTTCAGTACTGGATACTGTAGGCTTAGTTGATGAAGAAAGCGATGACAGAATTGTACCCCTAGCTGTATCTGTGGTCGTTTTAATAGAGGACAAGCTTGTAATGTTTCGAATTGGAGAGGACACTGCTATACTTGTGGGGGCCAGGGTGGATTTGAATGATAAAGACgtgtatgtatttgttgttgACTTTATAGAATCAGCTTGGGTCACTGTGGAGAAAGTTCTGTCCAGCATGGATCCAGGTGATGAAGTCAAGTTAGCTCTTGAGGACAATGAAGCAGCGAGCCCCTTAATGGACACCGGATCTGTGCCAATTTTACCCGGCGAAGATACGAGACTGGAGGAAATTTGAACTTGGTTTTGGGGTTGTTGAACCACAGTCTTTATTGGAGATGACATAGATCTGTATGATCTAATGGGTGATGTTATATCGCTAACTGATTTTGCAGGAGAAGCATTTGAGGTTCCTAGGGTCGACTTAATTGGAGACACAGAGGAAATGGACCACACAGACTTTAGTGGCGAAGCAGACGGCGTGTTGGAAGATGAACTGGAGATGGAACCCAGTCCACATTTTGTTTGCCCAGGGATGGTAATAGGAGCAGTCGACCATGCCTGGTAAGATCTTGTTGAAAAGACAGGTTTGTGAGCGTAACCAGCAGGCAGTGTTCTTGTTGTACTTCGTTCGACTGTTTCTTTAAACAGACAAATGAAAATCCAACATAAAGTCAACAAAAAATGGTGGAGAAACAGAGAGACCAGAAGGAAAAAATTGGTCAGTGGTGATTGTCTTATAAGGAGTAGAGCAGCAGTTTTATGATGTGAAATGGAATTGAAGATGAGGATGGTGCCAAAATAAAGATAATCCAAAGAGATTCATGGCCCACTAAGGgttcacaaaacaaaaattaacaaaGTGCACACACGCAAAAGTATGATAAAAAGGATGAACCACAAAACGTAAAATGGCAAGACAAATACACAGGACCAGAGAAAACCAATATCACTTTTGACTTTTGATGTGCTAAATTTTCCTGTGACTGACTACCTTCATTGCTACAGTGCCTTTTATCTGTTTggtttagagagagagaaaataaaaccagACCCTTCTCcaatttgtgtatttttacaaaaacagaaGACTCCAAAACAAAAAGCATCCTTGTTCCTATGCTACAGCAAAGCACTTTATGACAAATGCAGGATATATAGCTACAATTTAAAGTTCAAAATATCACTCCCATCATGCAGATCTGAGTAACTTTAGTGACAGGCAATTCAGTGCAAACTGTGAAAGTACCCGAGAGAATCTACCTGTGAGTCTTCATGCATTTccatcaaaaatgcattaaataattatGCACAATCACAAAGCCAAAAGGAGCCAGACTGGTTGTAAACAGGAATTAAACAAAGGAAATTATTTTCTACTTTGATGCCATAGTGCATAAAGTTTGCATTAATAAGTCACTCAAAGTAAAATGTTatgaatgttacaaaatattcttGCTAGTGTgggtaaaaatgaaaaaaaaaaaaatagggtaaacAATATCCCATAAGCACAGGGCAAGCAcggcacaccaactgaaataccAAATTTCACATGCAAACtaaactttaaaaaacaaaaacagaaaacaagcaTGTGGACTCTGTTCATGTATGGTAAAAATGTGCAGATAAAACAATGTTAATATATCATAGATGGTCACAGCAAGTCACATGTTAGCTTTAATCACTCGCAAGAATTTGATTCTCAATATAAGTTGAtacattagtaaaaaaaacatCACACTCACTCGTTCCAGGCTCGGTCAGATAGCTGTAGCGCTTACGTAAGGCTAGAGATGCAAAGGTATGACGTCGTTCTGGCTTTTCACTCTGTAACAACAACAGAAAGAATCCTATAAGTTCTCCCATTATAAAACCCTGCTTAAAGTTCAGCTATCTCCATTATTGTTCTTTTCCTTCTGAAAAAGCATTATGACTATAATGAAGGAACACTGATTTGGAaggtttttataattttctttataTTACTGTACTCTTTAAATTGGGTTGGCCTATATAGTCTCTATTCACATCAAAGGAAATGAATGTTACATTGATTTCCTTTAATtcttttaaaggaactattattGACTGGGTCAGTGAGATCATAGGTTCCTGTGACCAGTACTTTGTTATGCAATAtaaacttaatattttttgtcctataaattagattttaatatgctttgatatGATCCACTTAAGTTTGACAGTCTAGGCAACAGACCTTGGTGCATGGATAAGTAAAAAAATCAGCTTGCAGAAAGTTGCAGCAGCATgcagtatatgtatgtgtacccAAATTAAAGCTGTCTTAAAAGAACATATAACCCAGAGCTAAAGCAACTAGCACGCCACATGAAAATGAGGGGAGAGCACTATTACCTCTTCCTCAGGATCTGAATCCACATCCTTTTGGTTCCCAAGATGCATTGCAGAAACCGAGGGGATAACGCAATGAAGAGGAGGGCGAAAGAAACATCAGGATATGAAAAAGGCGACTGAGAGCACACTAAGTGAAAGTTACCGCAAAGCCACAGTGAAGGAATATTAAGGagttaaaaataaaggaaaaataaagCACAGAGCCACAACCACAGAAGCTGCTGAAATAAGCACAAGCCTGTGCACCTTCAGCCAAAGCAAGATCCAAATCAAAAGTGTGATTGGGTCAGCCACAACAACAACTTGAAAGAAGCTTGAAACAGATAAAAGACACACTCAGGCAGTTTGAGCCAAGTTTGACCCTTCATGACTAGGAACACTGCTCTATCTTTCCTGAGTATGAAGATGGCATGATATGACGCAGATGATCATAGTTCACCCTTACCTTCTTGAGTCCTGGCAATGTGATGTTTAAATTACAGATAGCAG comes from the Carassius carassius chromosome 39, fCarCar2.1, whole genome shotgun sequence genome and includes:
- the LOC132121271 gene encoding ankyrin-3-like isoform X12: MAHAASQIKKRADLELTAAEEEREKEKKKKPSKRSREPKKKTDSNASYLRAARAGNLEKALDYIKSGVDINICNQNGLNALHLAAKEGHVEVVAELIKLGATVDAATKKGNSALHIASLAGQADVVKVLVNNGAIINAQSQNGFTPLYMAAQENHLDVIKFLLDNGSSQSIATEDGFTPLAVALQQGHDQVVSLLLENDTKGKVRLPALHIAARKDDTKAAALLLQNDNNADVESKMMVNRTTESGFTPLHIAAHYGNINVATLLLNRGAAVDFKARNDITPLHVASKRGNANMVRLLLERGARIDARTKDGLTPLHCGARSGHEQVVELLLDRGAPILSKTKNGLSPLHMATQGDHLNCVQLLLHHEVPVDDVTNDYLTALHVAAHCGHYKVANVLVDKKANPNAKALNGFTPLHIACKKNRIKVMELLLKHGASIQAVTESGLTPIHVAAFMGHENIVTQLTNHGASSNTMNVRGETALHMAARAGQANVVKFLVANGADVDAKAKDDHTPLHISSRLGKPDIVQQLLKHAASPDATTTSGYTPLHLAAREGHKDVASILLDNGASLGITTKKGFTPLHVAAKYGKIEVANLLLQKQAPPDAAGKNGYTPLHIAAKKNQMEIATTLLEYGADTNATTRQGISPLHLAAQEGNVDMVTLLLARETEINLGNKSGLTPLHLAAQEDKVNVSEVLINHGATVDPETKMGYTPLHVSCHYGNIKMVHFLLENQAKVNAKTKNGYTPLHQAAQQGHTHIINLLLQHGASPNELTVNGNTALAIAKRLGYISVVDTLKVVTEETHTTVTVMEKHKMNVPETMNEFLDMSDDEGEDAMTGDTDKYLGPQDLRELGDDSLPQEGYVGFSVGARTASLRSFSSDRSNTLNRSSFTRDSMMIEEILAPNKDTHLALSKDYNVDSMRRYSWTPDTLDNVNLVSSPIHSGFLVSFMVDARGGSMRGSRHNGMRIIIPPRKCTAPTRITCRLVKRHKLASLPPMVEGEGLASRLVEVGPAGAQFLGPVIVEIPHFGSMRGEERELIMLRSENGETWKEHHYDCKYEDLYELLNGMDEELESTADLEKKRICRIITKDFPQYFAVVSRIKQESNQMGPEGGVLSSMTVPLVQASFPEGALTKKIRVGLQSQPVPDETVKKLIGNRATFSPIVTVEPRRRKFHKPITMTIPMPPLSGDGVVNGYKGDPTPSLRLLCSITGGTSPAQWEDITGTTPLTFLKDCVSFTTNVSARFWLADCHQIPEAVGLATQLYRELICVPYMAKFVVFAKMNDPVESSLRCFCMTDDKVDKTLEQQENFEEVARSKDIEVLEGKPIYVDCYGNLAPLTKSGQHLVFNFYAFKENRLPFCVKVRDSNQDPCGRVSFLTEPKTSKGLVQTAICNLNITLPGLKKDVDSDPEEESEKPERRHTFASLALRKRYSYLTEPGTKTVERSTTRTLPAGYAHKPVFSTRSYQAWSTAPITIPGQTKCGLGSISSSSSNTPSASPLKSVWSISSVSPIKSTLGTSNASPAKSVSDITSPIRSYRSMSSPIKTVVQQPQNQVQISSSLVSSPGKIGTDPVSIKGLAASLSSRANLTSSPGSMLDRTFSTVTQADSIKSTTNTYTSLSFKSTLAPTSIAVSSPIRNITSLSSIKTTTDTARGTILSSLSSSTKPTVSSTETFLLNGSISPVKYPSSSSASSRLFTGGAYSLHERIQATTQAATASVGAAFSEAEKSLTAGSMSSYSALKSVSSPLRSNLSSSVHDTLRSPATITTSVSSSPMSVPVFSVVNVVPEPQGKKLPEKITITPQPHTQTQSSTSRIKPSKPSLFISPTVLKAAAAPTLTSSQEILKDVADMKEDLIRMTAILQTDSSTAAKGFHTHVSKESKMEDEEPFGLVEKVKGDLVKVSEILTKDVLSEAKSSSKDRASDDEWEEFSKDEIEEARQSALRSMPTFEPTFPFGPQSVQDKDLNLAKVVDYLTNDLGASSLSKIADVKSRYDEIKKEGEEKQKRTMKPEHKLKMPPTGMRTSTSEKDLSKLADSYCGTDAILESPDDFSHEQDKSPLSDSGFETRSEKTPSAPQSAESTGPNPPFTDVPIPPVITETRTEVVHVIRSYEHPDEVCEPVMDEAAALKPPVEPEPAVSSIKNKVKALQMKVSSEELACVKEKTHITTTTRMVYHKPQLKDAGSDKIEETMSVQEIMKAFQSGRDPSKELANLFEHKASQDAIKGDELSPRFLEKDKKTQVERIIEVHIEKGNTIDPTEVIIRETKRHPEFICKSDRGLKELVERVDGDYEVLQDEEELTAEESVPFFLNTSRVNAPVPQEEESHPSSSQLTADESYKAFKLLSQHSIEYHDDELSELRGESYRFAEKMLLSEKLDISHSDTEDSVADQAHSIVTELQGAEGVYGETVAGPRKESKLKSARNASDKSGKYPPQDEQYDKVTVLHYTTEPGSPKHAVWMRFTQDRQDRNREKLIYEDRVDRTIKEAEEKLSEVSQFFRDKTEQLNDELKSPEKKKSTRLSREKWSGPSSTCSSPEKKQKSAAEEWDKGRQKMFGCTNERKSASMPNSPERHVLSQFCEDKPKQHQDPKQAKTGNAGPPVPVKTSRVSSVRQKFEIKEQKQDHNVPLTQSKQPVKKLPESKLPVYQIFAGSKPSKADSTDEALPPSRKLTETDKSKLTPHSTSSTIVSKQLGEKCLPEKSSTSDIVVKRASLFEKMKDQEFDKTQVSSQNLKDGNIADRHSAINDIKEQQYFKSDIKNDTVKTASSSKDNITRNDFQIKTLKKKTESHIPVRTSPGPPDNNQSKKANQDTLTKLSEKSPSHIPTLTKPRVHGRLELQREEGATKNSEEVSAESRTTSGLSDTSSVEKISTVTTIESFKGLKTLPVYVSVQVGKQSDKDMGGGGTNGTLKKMASSESRTIFAVKQKQPASPQGSPDDDTLEQLSFIESSGKSPMTPETPSSEEVSYDLTSRTPDPFIAFMPGIASPIAEVSEESEDSEQDKAILLKESVPENEANGEHKTVQETKDKRVAYIEFPPPPPLDSDSSQPEKKGLTPSSEAETELKEVNLQEEHDKHLLTEPIIRVQPPSPVPPGANDSDSSEEESVFKPIPIKKYTFKIDEDKDLKKSPSKKHDKNENDKEPEPNGNGKADDFDYEQNGNDQSITDCSLATTAEFSHDTDATEIDSLDGYELQDEDDGLSEPTAKPFGFPNENRKDLWASDNMSRPSDRCQSKLEVIHEELPTEDCKKTKAKTDSSNQKYGKDNEKDGKQSDQRLSDTYFSYKLDEEFNTPFKTVATKGFDPWSSKGGEDEVVDARIKDDEPKPFGLAVDDKSTATTPDTTPARTPTDESTPTSEPNPFPFHEGKMFEMTRSGAIDMSKRDFVEERLQFFQIGPQSPCERTDVRMAIVADHLGLSWTELAREMEFSVDEINQIRVENPNSLTAQSFMLLKKWVSRDGKNATTDALTAVLTKINRLDIVTLLEGPIFDYGNISGTRCFADDSAVSQEQADGYHSIELELKSPSELAYEPPTPLHQDDFFGEDSRLNFPFSAPVRPSELSLPTTSGPVSAETKPPTVMAEETFIGGRDSVSQEDWSAENYFGVSKEIPVPTEQHDSERTSKESDVFPESPVKEQKEVQSKLPVCVSANEAPGENGKSGFDEEDEEMTQEKIKSLLENIKLEEGSEEEEMTEERLQAIFCEVQQADKDVSSISGLQSETSGANGKMATSDHRLDTGQELMSSTPGVETERQNGDYQKLQAQARLSQDANDSSSKTNGKARKDSGQEVSSEAVEDRGPNNREEDISEPIVQQDIRKDNESSSDEEETVTTRVYRRRVILKGDQARNIPVETVTGEQFTDEDGNLVTRKVIRKVVRRTAGVEDKGRRKHGKHTWQANRAEQEEEGGPGPLREHTEAGEEEKGIKKEGRQREKMGQS